Proteins encoded together in one Streptomyces sp. NBC_01216 window:
- a CDS encoding YkvA family protein, which translates to MDSTPWFIAAVVLAVVTAAGAAVLLVRVFRARKLLLDAGVPLRSKALFWAAVLYTVSPVDLIPDPVYLDDIGVLLLALRALHSAASSVRSPGSVRSEREGLPGPDYL; encoded by the coding sequence ATGGACAGCACACCATGGTTCATCGCGGCCGTCGTTCTGGCCGTCGTCACGGCGGCGGGCGCGGCCGTTCTGCTCGTACGTGTCTTCCGGGCCCGCAAACTGCTGCTGGACGCCGGAGTTCCGTTGCGGTCCAAGGCGCTTTTCTGGGCGGCGGTGCTGTACACGGTCTCGCCGGTCGACCTGATCCCGGACCCGGTCTACCTGGACGACATCGGCGTGCTCCTGCTGGCCCTGCGCGCGCTGCACTCGGCCGCCTCGTCCGTCCGGTCCCCCGGGTCGGTGCGGTCCGAGCGCGAGGGCCTGCCGGGGCCCGACTACCTGTGA
- a CDS encoding NAD(P)-dependent oxidoreductase codes for MDEVVQGEVGAVGRGKKVCVVGASGKLGRYMVRHALDRGYQVVGVCRAQSVGKLADFGDRVTVVPGATDDPAVIARAVEGCDAVLTVLVPWGVHQYSSGTARAVLDHARPGARLVFSCGWHITRDGKDVYPLRFRALLAVVTPLARLVRAVDIDDQVEACRRIFASDTRWTVVRGSDLEEGESQGTPVWSRHVGDPVLASNRTRRVDFALFMVEALEREELVREAPAIVGRLTPSARAHAEAGGAA; via the coding sequence ATGGACGAGGTGGTCCAAGGCGAAGTCGGTGCGGTGGGGCGAGGAAAGAAGGTGTGCGTCGTCGGAGCGTCCGGGAAACTCGGGCGCTACATGGTGCGGCACGCGCTGGACCGGGGCTATCAGGTCGTGGGCGTGTGCCGGGCGCAGAGCGTGGGCAAACTCGCGGACTTCGGGGACCGCGTGACGGTCGTGCCGGGCGCGACCGACGACCCCGCGGTCATCGCCCGCGCCGTCGAAGGGTGCGACGCCGTTCTCACGGTCCTCGTGCCGTGGGGAGTGCACCAGTACTCCTCCGGCACGGCGCGGGCCGTCCTCGATCACGCGCGCCCCGGTGCCCGCCTGGTGTTCTCCTGCGGCTGGCACATCACACGGGACGGCAAGGACGTCTACCCGCTCAGGTTCAGGGCGCTGCTGGCAGTCGTCACCCCCCTGGCCAGGCTCGTCAGGGCGGTCGACATCGACGACCAGGTGGAGGCGTGCCGCAGGATCTTCGCGAGCGACACCCGCTGGACCGTGGTGCGCGGCAGCGACCTGGAAGAAGGCGAGAGCCAGGGCACGCCCGTGTGGAGCCGCCACGTCGGCGACCCGGTCCTGGCGAGCAACCGGACCCGGCGCGTGGACTTCGCGCTGTTCATGGTCGAGGCGCTGGAGCGGGAGGAACTGGTCCGGGAGGCTCCCGCGATCGTCGGGCGCCTCACTCCCTCGGCCCGCGCCCACGCCGAGGCCGGGGGTGCCGCCTGA
- a CDS encoding TetR/AcrR family transcriptional regulator, whose amino-acid sequence MSTQEPQASARRRGTPLSRETVLSAAVELADETGVGTLTMRKLAERLGVEAMSLYHHVANKEAILDGMVDVVFGEVELPADALDWKTAMRRRAVSLRDALTRHSWAIGLMDSRTDPGPRTLRHHDAVIGSLRSGGFTIAGAAHAFSLLDSYVYGFALQEANLPFDSSGEDAGDVAGAILDGLSPGDFPHLAEMAVSHAMKPGYAYADEFVIGLGLILDALETRRDHWP is encoded by the coding sequence TTGTCCACACAGGAACCCCAGGCGTCGGCCCGCCGGCGCGGCACGCCGCTGAGCCGGGAGACGGTGCTGAGCGCGGCGGTCGAACTGGCCGACGAGACCGGTGTCGGCACGCTGACCATGCGGAAGCTCGCCGAGCGGCTCGGCGTCGAGGCCATGTCGCTGTACCACCACGTGGCCAACAAGGAGGCGATCCTCGATGGCATGGTCGATGTCGTCTTCGGCGAGGTCGAGCTGCCGGCGGACGCACTCGACTGGAAGACCGCCATGCGACGGCGGGCGGTTTCGCTGCGTGACGCCCTGACGCGCCATTCCTGGGCGATCGGCCTGATGGATTCACGGACCGACCCCGGACCCCGGACTCTCCGCCACCACGACGCCGTCATCGGCAGTCTGCGATCAGGCGGCTTCACGATCGCCGGGGCGGCACACGCGTTCTCACTGCTGGACAGCTACGTCTACGGCTTCGCACTGCAGGAGGCCAACCTGCCGTTCGACTCCTCCGGGGAGGATGCCGGAGACGTGGCCGGTGCGATTCTCGACGGGTTGTCCCCCGGCGACTTCCCGCACCTCGCCGAGATGGCCGTCTCACACGCCATGAAGCCGGGGTACGCGTACGCCGACGAGTTCGTCATCGGCCTCGGCCTGATCCTCGACGCCCTGGAGACGCGGCGCGACCACTGGCCGTAG